The window CAAATATTATCTGCATACGTTCCCTGCGGTTTGCAGGTTTCAGTTTTTTTGCAAACCCGTCTGCACGTCTGTTCCACAGCTCGACGCTGCCGAGTTCACTAAGTCTTTCGGATTTTTCATCCGCAGGCCTGCAGCATTCCATCCAGTTTTTTATATTTTCATTATTATCCATTTTTTCACCATGAGATTATCGTAATTTTTATTGACCAGCCGATTTTGAAACGTTAAAAATATCAATTTACAGATACATTAATCGTATTCACGCCTTTTTTGCGATTATCCTTGAAACAGGGATTATATACGGAATCCCTTCGTAAAGTCTTACATTAGCACGAATCCCGTAGACTTTCTCCAGATTTTCAGAATTTATAACATCCTCCGGCTCTCCTGCCGCAACGATTCTCCCTTTCTTCATCATAATGACGGCATCCGAGTACTTCGCCGCCATGTTCAGGTCATGAATTGCAATAACCGCCGTAATCTTCTTTTTTTTCACGAGCATCCCTATCACCTCCATCACGTCTATCTGGTGCCAGAGGTCAAGGCTGCTTGTCGGTTCATCCAGAAGAATAAGTCCGGTCTGCTGCACAAGAGCACGTGCTATAAGGATCTTCTGCTGCTGACCTCCGGACAGTTCATTAAAACCTGAAAGTGCAAGCTCCTGCATCCCGAGAAGGTTTAAGACCTCCCACACCTCGTCCTCGTCAGATTTCTCCTCGTGCCAGCCAAGATACGGCCTTCTTCCCATTAAGACAACATCAAAAACACTGTTGGGAAAAGACCTTACCGAATTCTGGGGAACATAGGATATCGACTTTGCAAGCTCCATTCTTCTCATACCGGAAGTGTCCTGCCTGTCGACAAGCACCTTACCTGATTTCGGTTCAAGAATCTTGTCGATGCATTTGATAAGTGTGGATTTCCCGGAACCGTTAGG of the Methanomicrobium sp. W14 genome contains:
- a CDS encoding ABC transporter ATP-binding protein codes for the protein MIIKLAVKNLSFSYGSTEILKDFSMSVGYGKVVSILGPNGSGKSTLIKCIDKILEPKSGKVLVDRQDTSGMRRMELAKSISYVPQNSVRSFPNSVFDVVLMGRRPYLGWHEEKSDEDEVWEVLNLLGMQELALSGFNELSGGQQQKILIARALVQQTGLILLDEPTSSLDLWHQIDVMEVIGMLVKKKKITAVIAIHDLNMAAKYSDAVIMMKKGRIVAAGEPEDVINSENLEKVYGIRANVRLYEGIPYIIPVSRIIAKKA